From a single Elstera cyanobacteriorum genomic region:
- the plsY gene encoding glycerol-3-phosphate 1-O-acyltransferase PlsY has translation MSGLGLWVALAVASYLLGSIPFGLVLTKLAGLGDIRAIGSGNIGATNVLRTGKKGLAAATLLLDGGKGAAAVLLARWLVADELAPLIAGVLAFLGHLYPVWLGFKGGKGVATAIGLWLALAWPVGVGACLLWLLTAFLGRRSSLAALVAIGLTPVLAGVIASVSYALAALPVTLLVFWRHRGNIERLLAGTEPKIGESKQKAENRS, from the coding sequence ATGAGCGGGCTAGGGTTATGGGTGGCCCTGGCCGTTGCAAGCTATCTCTTAGGGTCGATCCCGTTCGGTCTGGTACTGACCAAGCTCGCCGGACTGGGGGATATAAGGGCCATCGGGTCCGGTAATATTGGCGCCACCAATGTATTGCGCACCGGCAAGAAGGGACTGGCAGCGGCCACGCTGCTGCTCGACGGCGGCAAGGGTGCCGCCGCGGTGCTGCTGGCGCGTTGGTTGGTGGCCGACGAGCTCGCGCCGCTGATCGCCGGGGTTCTCGCCTTCCTCGGCCATCTCTACCCGGTTTGGTTGGGCTTTAAGGGCGGCAAGGGCGTTGCCACGGCCATCGGCCTATGGCTGGCGCTCGCCTGGCCGGTCGGGGTTGGTGCCTGCCTCCTGTGGCTGCTGACCGCCTTTCTTGGCCGCCGGTCCTCCCTCGCGGCGCTGGTGGCCATCGGGCTGACCCCCGTTCTGGCCGGGGTTATTGCTTCTGTATCGTATGCCCTGGCAGCTTTACCAGTAACCCTCCTGGTCTTCTGGCGGCATCGCGGCAATATCGAGCGGCTTTTGGCAGGAACTGAGCCGAAAATCGGCGAGTCCAAGCAGAAAGCTGAGAATCGATCCTAA